From Streptomyces sp. NBC_01551:
GGCCCAGCGCCGATCGGCCGGGCCCGGGCCGCCCCAGCCCCGGTCGGCCAGGTCCGGGTCAGCCCAGCGCCGATCGGCCCGGCTCCGGCCGGCCGTGCCCGCCACCCGGCGGCGCGTGCGCACGGCCCCCGCCCGTCAGCCCACCAGGATCCGCTTGAGCTCGCGCGCCGCGCGCGGGGGAGCGACGTCCGTGCGGTGGGCCAGCGCGATGGTGCGGCGCAGCGGGGACCCCGCGAGCGGGGTGCTGCGCAGACCCGGGCCGGCGTGGTCGACGACCATGGCCGGGACCACCGCGATGCCCAGGCCCGCGCGGACGAAGCCGAGCACCGCGTCCATCTCCCCGCCCTCCACCGTGAACACCGGCTCGAAGCCCGCCGCCCGGCAGGCGGTCACGGTCAGGTCCCGCAGGTCGTAGCCATGGCGGAACATCACCATCGGCTCCTCGCGCAACGCCGAGATCGTGAGCGGCCCACCGCCCGCCGGAGGCGGCAAGTCCGCCGAGGAGACCACGACCAGGTCCTCCGTCAGCAACTCGACGGTGGTCAGCGCGGGCGCCGACGGCGGCAGCGGCAGCGCGATCAGCGCCAGGTCCAGAGCCCCGCGCGCCAGCTCCCGCACCAGGTCCAGCGACCCGCTCTCCTCGATCAGCAGCTCGATTCCCGGATGCGCGCGGTGAAAGTCCCGCAGCACGCCCGGCAGCAGACCCGTGCACACGCTCGGCGTGGCCCCCAGCCGCACCCGCCCGCGCCGCAGCTGCGCCAGCTCCTGCACCTCCAGCCGCGCGGTGTCCGCGTCCGCCAGGATCCGCCGCGCCAGCGGCAGGAGCGCCTCGCCCGCATCGGTGAGCGTGATGTTCCCCCGCGCCCGGCTGAACAGCTCCGCCCCCAGCTCCCGCTCCAGCGCCTTGATCTGTTGCGACAGCGAGGGCTGCGCCACGTGCACCCGCTGCGCCGCGCGCGTGAAGTGCTGGGTCTCGGCGACCGCCACGAAATACAGGAGCTGATGGAACTGCATTCCTCCAGCGTAGCGCGCATCATAGGGAGGCCCTATCGATATGAGCTCCATCATGTCTTGGACCTTTCAGGCCCTTGGTCCCTAGCGTGTTCGTCATGGCTCTGGCAACGCGGACGGGCCGACGGCCGTCCACCATGCGAACGCTCTGGGACTCCACCGTCGGCAAGAAGTCCGTCATGGCGGTATCCGGCGCGATCATGCTCGGCTACCTCGTCGCCCACATGTTCGGCAACCTGAAGATCTTCTTCGGGCCGGGCGACTTCAACGGCTACGCCCACTGGCTGCGCGCCATGGGAGCGCCGCTCCTGCACCACGAGTGGGCCCTGTGGATGGTCCGCATCGGCCTGATCGTCGCCGTCGTCGCGCACGGGGTATCCGCCTACCAGCTCAGCCGCCGCGACATCAAGGCGCGCCCCGTCAAGTACGCCCACAAGCGCCGCCGCGCCAGCTACGCCACCCGCACGATGCGCTGGGGCGGCATCATCCTCGCCCTCTTCATCGTCTGGCACCTGCTCGACCTGACCACGCTCACCGTCAACGAGCGCGCCTGGGCCGGCCACCCCTACGAGAACGTCCTCGCCACGTTCTCCACCTGGTACGGCAACACCATCTACATCGTGGCGATGGTCGCGGTCGGCCTGCACGTCCGGCACGGCTTCTGGAGCGCCGCCCAGACCCTCGGCGCGGGCAACGCCCGCCGCGACCGCACCCTGAAGTTCCTGGCCAACGCCCTGGCCCTCGTCCTCTTCGCGGGCTTCGTGTCCGTCCCCGTCGCCGTCATGACCGGAGTGGTGAGCTGACCATGAGCGATTACGCCAACTACGCCACCGGCGAGCCGGTCTCCGACACCAAGGCCCCCGAAGGCCCCATCGCCGAACGCTGGGACCGCCGCCGCTTCGAGGCCAAACTCGTCAACCCGGCCAACCGCCGCAAGCACACCGTGATCGTCGTCGGCACCGGCCTGGCCGGCGGGGCGGCCGGCGCCACCCTCGCCGAGCAGGGCTACCACGTCGTCCAGTTCTGCTACTCCGACTCCCCGCGCCGCGCCCACTCCATCGCCGCGCAGGGCGGCATCAACGCCGCCAAGAACTATCGCAACGACGGCGACTCGGTGCACCGCCTCTTCTACGACACCGTCAAGGGCGGCGACTTCCGCGCCCGCGAGTCCAACGTCCACCGCCTCGCGCAGATCTCCGTGGAGATCATCGACCAGTGCGTGGCCCAAGGCGTCCCCTTCGCCCGCGAGTACGGCGGCCTCCTCGACACCCGCTCCTTCGGCGGCGTCCAGGTCTCCCGCACCTTCTACGCCCGCGGCCAGACGGGCCAGCAGCTGCTGCTCGGCGCCTACCAGGCGCTGTCCCGGCAGATCGCCGCCGGCAACGTCGAGATGCACGCCCGCACCGAGATGCTCGACCTGATCACGGTCGACGGCGTGGCCCGCGGCATCGTCGCCCGCGATCTGATCACCGGCGAGATCTCCGCGTACTACGCGGACGCCGTCGTCCTCGCCTCCGGCGGCTACGGCAACGTCTTCTACCTCTCCACCAACGCCATGAACTCCAACGCGACCGCCGTCTGGCGGGCGCACCGGCGCGGCGCCTACTTCGCCAACCCGTGCTTCACCCAGATCCACCCCACCTGCATCCCGCGCACCGGCGACCACCAGTCCAAGCTCACCCTGATGAGCGAGTCCCTGCGCAACGACGGCCGCATCTGGGTCCCCAAGGCCAAGGGCGACACCCGCCCCGCCGCCGAGATCCCCGAGGCGGAGCGCGACTACTACCTGGAGCGGATCTACCCCTCCTTCGGCAACCTCGTGCCCCGCGACATCGCCTCCCGCGCCGCCAAGAACGTCTGCGACGAGGGCCGCGGAGTCGGCCCCGGCGGCCAGGGCGTGTACCTGGACTTCGCCGACGCCATCCGCCGCATGGGCCGCGACAAGGTCGCCGAGAAGTACGGCAACCTCTTCGAGATGTACGAGCGGATCACCGCGGAGAACCCGTACGAGGTCCCCATGCGGATCTACCCCGCCGTGCACTACACGATGGGCGGCCTATGGGTGGACTACGACCTCCAGACCACCGTCCCCGGCCTGTTCGCGATCGGCGAGGCCAACTTCTCCGACCACGGCGCCAACCGCCTCGGCGCGTCCGCCCTGATGCAGGGCCTCGGCGACGGCTACTTCGTACTGCCCTCCACCATCAACGACTACCTGGCCCGCCACCCGCACCAGGACACCGTGGACGACAGCCACCCCGAGGCCGCGGCAGCGATCCGCGAGACGCGCGACTGCCTGGCGAAACTCCTCGCCGTCGACGGCGACCGCACCCCCGACTCCTTCCACCGCGAGATCGGTGAACTCATGTGGGAGTACTGCGGCATGGCCCGCACCGACACCGGTCTGCGCAAGGCGCTCGCACGGATCCCCGAGATCCGCGAGGAGTTCTGGCGTCGCATCAAGGTCCCCGGCAAGGGCGAGGAGTTCAACCAGTCGCTGGAGAAGGCCAACCGCATCGTCGACTACCTGGAGCTCGCCGAGCTGATGTGCCTCGACGCCCTCCACCGCGCCGAATCCTGCGGCGGCCACTTCCGCGAGGAGTCCCAGACCCCGGACGGCGAAGCCGCCCGCCGAGACGAGGAGTTCGGCTACGCGGCCGCCTGGGAGTACCAGGGCACCGGCGCCGCCCCCGTCCTGCACAAGGAAGACCTCGTCTTCGAGTACGTCCACCCCACCCAGCGGAGCTACGCATGAAGCTCACCCTGCGCGTCTGGCGCCAGCAGAACGCCGACGCCCCCGGCACCATGGCCTCCTACGAGGTCGACGGCATTTCCCAGGACATGTCGTTCCTGGAGATGCTCGACACGCTCAACGAGGACCTCATCCTGCGCGGCGAGGACCCGGTCGCCTTCGACCACGACTGCCGCGAGGGCATCTGCGGCGCGTGCAGCCTCGTCATCAACGGCGACGCCCACGGCCCCGAGCGCACCACCACCTGCCAGCTGCACATGCGGTCCTTCGCCGACGGCGACACCATCGACGTCGAGCCGTGGCGGGCCTCGGCCTTCCCCGTGGTCAAGGACCTCGTGGTGGACCGCAGCGCCTTCGACCGGATCATCCAGGCCGGCGGCTACATCACCGCGCCGACCGGCGCCGCGCCCGAGGCGCACGCCACGCCCGTGCCCAAGCCGGCCGCCGACCACGCCTTCGAGCACGCCGAGTGCATCGGCTGCGGGGCTTGTGTGGCGGCCTGCCCCAACGGTTCGGCGATGCTCTTCACCTCCGCCAAGATCAACCACCTCAACGTGCTGCCGCAGGGCTCGCCCGAGCGCGAGTCCCGGGTGCTCGACATGGTGGCCCGCATGGACGACGAGGGCTTCGGCGGCTGCACCCTGACCGGCGAATGCGCCACGGCCTGCCCCAAGGGCATCCCGCTGCCGTCGATCGCCGCGATGAACAAGGAGTGGCTGCGCGCGCTCCGCAAGGGCTGACCCGCCCCCAGGAGCAGCCCCCGCGCCCCGCACACCCCGTACGAGCGCCCGCCGGCCGCCCGCGATGCCGCAGGCCCGGGCACCCCCGTCCCATGGGCCGATCGGCTGACCCGATCCGCCGACCGGGCGCTCGTACGGCCAGTTGACCGCGCCGCGCCCCGGCGGCGTCCGGGCCGTCGGCGACAGTGGGCCCATGCCACACGCCCCCGCCGGGACCGGACCGCGCCGCCGCACCCTGCTGGCGGCCGCCGCCCTCGCCCCGCTGGCGGTGGCGGGCTGCACCGGGCAGGACGAGCCCCGCAGCCCGGCCCACGGACCGCAAGCCCGCCCCAAGGACGCCCTGATCATGGTCATGCGGCACGCGGAGCACCCGTACGCCGGGGCCACCGGCGAGGACCCCGAGGGCAACGAGGACGCCGGGTTCCTGGCGGGCCGCGGCTGGCGCCGGGCCGCCGAACTGCCCCGGCTGTTCCCGCCCGGCCGCCGGGGCTCGCTGCCCCGGCCCGCCGTGGTCTTCGCCGCCGGCGGGAAGGCGCACGCGGCCCCCGCCCGGTGCCGCCAGACCGTGGAAGCACTGGCCAAGGCCCTGCGTACGCCGGTCCGCGCCGAGTTTGCGGTCGGCGCCGAAGCGGCCCTGGCCCACGCCGCCCTGGCCGCGCCGATGCCCGTGCTCGTCTGCTGGGAGTCCGCCGGCATCCCCCGCCTGGTCCGCGCCCTCGGCGCCCACCAGGTCCTCGGCGTCCCCGCCACCTGGCCCGACCGTCACGACCTCGTCTGGACGTTCACCCGCAGCCAGGGCGTGTGGAGCTTCCGCGAACTCCCGCAGCACCTGCTCCCCGGGGACGCCTGAACCTCCTCGCCGGCCGCTTCCGTCGGGGCGGGCCCCGCCGCCTGCTCAGCCGCCCCCGAGAGCCCGAGCCAAGTACGGAGCCGTCCGGCTGCCCTTCGTACGGGCCACCTGCGACGGGGTGCCCGACGCGACCACGCGGCCGCCCTCCGCGCCGCCGCCCGGGCCGAGGTCGATGACCCAGTCCGCGCCCGCCACCACATCCATGTCGTGCTCCACGACCACCACCGAATGCCCGGCGTCCACCAGCCCGTGCAACTGCCGCAGCAGCACCCGCACATCCGCCGGATGCAGCCCCGTGGTCGGCTCGTCCAGCAGGTACAGGGTGTGATCGCGGCGCAGCCTCTGGAGCTCCGTCGCCAGCTTGATGCGCTGCGCCTCGCCGCCCGACAGCTCCGTCGCGGGCTGCCCCAGCCGCAGGTACCCCAGCCCGATCTCCTCCAGCGCCCGCAGGCTGCGCGCCGCCGCCGGAACCTGCGCGAAGAACGCGGCCGCGGCCTCCACCGTCAGCGACAGCACCTCCGCGATGGTCAGCCCCTCGTACCGCACCTGGAGGGTCTGCGCGTTGTACCGCGCCCCGCCGCACTCCGGGCACGGCGCGTACGTACTCGGCAGGAACAGCAGCTCCACCGAGACGAACCCCTCCCCCTGACAGGTCTCGCACCGCCCGCCCGGCACGTTGAAGGAGAACCGGCCCGCCTTCCAGCCGCGCGCCCGCGCCCCGTCGGACGCCGTGAAGAGCCTGCGCACCACGTCGAACAGCCCGGTGTACGTGGCCAGGTTGGACCGCGGCGTCCGGCCGATCGGCTTCTGGTCCACCTCCACCAGGCGCCGCACGGGAAACCCCGGCTCCGCCAGTCGCCCGGCCACCTCGTCGGCCAGCGCCCGGCCCACCAGCGTGGACTTCCCCGAACCCGAGACCCCGGTCACCGCCGTGAACACCCCGAGCGGGAACTCGGCCGTCACCGCACGCAGGTTGTGCCGGTCGACCCCGGTGAGCCGGACCGCGCCCGTCGCCTCCCGGACCGGGCGCTCCCGCCCGGGCCTCGCGGTCGACTCGAACAGGTACCGCGCCGTCGCCGACTCCTTGACGTCCGCCAGCTCTCGCGGCGGCCCGCTGTGCAGCACCCGCCCGCCGTGTTCCCCGGCCAGCGGTCCGACGTCCACCAGCCAGTCCGCGTGCCGCACCACGTCCAAGTGGTGCTCCACGACGAACACCGTGTTGCCCGCCGCCTTCAGCCGGTCCAGTACGGTGAGCAGCGCCTCGGTGTCGGCCGGGTGCAGCCCCGCCGACGGCTCGTCCAGCACGTACACCACCCCGAACAGGCCCG
This genomic window contains:
- a CDS encoding succinate dehydrogenase/fumarate reductase iron-sulfur subunit encodes the protein MKLTLRVWRQQNADAPGTMASYEVDGISQDMSFLEMLDTLNEDLILRGEDPVAFDHDCREGICGACSLVINGDAHGPERTTTCQLHMRSFADGDTIDVEPWRASAFPVVKDLVVDRSAFDRIIQAGGYITAPTGAAPEAHATPVPKPAADHAFEHAECIGCGACVAACPNGSAMLFTSAKINHLNVLPQGSPERESRVLDMVARMDDEGFGGCTLTGECATACPKGIPLPSIAAMNKEWLRALRKG
- a CDS encoding fumarate reductase/succinate dehydrogenase flavoprotein subunit, whose amino-acid sequence is MSDYANYATGEPVSDTKAPEGPIAERWDRRRFEAKLVNPANRRKHTVIVVGTGLAGGAAGATLAEQGYHVVQFCYSDSPRRAHSIAAQGGINAAKNYRNDGDSVHRLFYDTVKGGDFRARESNVHRLAQISVEIIDQCVAQGVPFAREYGGLLDTRSFGGVQVSRTFYARGQTGQQLLLGAYQALSRQIAAGNVEMHARTEMLDLITVDGVARGIVARDLITGEISAYYADAVVLASGGYGNVFYLSTNAMNSNATAVWRAHRRGAYFANPCFTQIHPTCIPRTGDHQSKLTLMSESLRNDGRIWVPKAKGDTRPAAEIPEAERDYYLERIYPSFGNLVPRDIASRAAKNVCDEGRGVGPGGQGVYLDFADAIRRMGRDKVAEKYGNLFEMYERITAENPYEVPMRIYPAVHYTMGGLWVDYDLQTTVPGLFAIGEANFSDHGANRLGASALMQGLGDGYFVLPSTINDYLARHPHQDTVDDSHPEAAAAIRETRDCLAKLLAVDGDRTPDSFHREIGELMWEYCGMARTDTGLRKALARIPEIREEFWRRIKVPGKGEEFNQSLEKANRIVDYLELAELMCLDALHRAESCGGHFREESQTPDGEAARRDEEFGYAAAWEYQGTGAAPVLHKEDLVFEYVHPTQRSYA
- a CDS encoding excinuclease ABC subunit UvrA, with the translated sequence MHQSTDPYVRVRGAREHNLRGVDVDIPRDALTVFTGVSGSGKSSLAFGTLYAEAQRRYFESVAPYARRLIHQIGAPKVDSITGLPPAVSLEQRRSSPGSRSSVGTVTLLSNSLRMLYSRAGTYPPGAPRLDSDAFSPNTAAGACPSCHGIGRIHRTSEELLVPDPGLSIRQGAIAAWPGAWQGKNLRDILEALGHDVDAPWRELPAKEREWILFTEEQPVVTVHPVREADRIQRPYQGTYMSAHRYVMRTFADSKSATLRARAEKFLADSPCPACEGRRLRPEALAVTFAGRTIAELAAVPLTELDRVLAGGPASTPQGGEAARVLAEDLRARIAPVTELGLGYLSLDRTAPTLSAGELQRLRLATQLRSGLFGVVYVLDEPSAGLHPADTEALLTVLDRLKAAGNTVFVVEHHLDVVRHADWLVDVGPLAGEHGGRVLHSGPPRELADVKESATARYLFESTARPGRERPVREATGAVRLTGVDRHNLRAVTAEFPLGVFTAVTGVSGSGKSTLVGRALADEVAGRLAEPGFPVRRLVEVDQKPIGRTPRSNLATYTGLFDVVRRLFTASDGARARGWKAGRFSFNVPGGRCETCQGEGFVSVELLFLPSTYAPCPECGGARYNAQTLQVRYEGLTIAEVLSLTVEAAAAFFAQVPAAARSLRALEEIGLGYLRLGQPATELSGGEAQRIKLATELQRLRRDHTLYLLDEPTTGLHPADVRVLLRQLHGLVDAGHSVVVVEHDMDVVAGADWVIDLGPGGGAEGGRVVASGTPSQVARTKGSRTAPYLARALGGG
- a CDS encoding succinate dehydrogenase cytochrome b subunit, encoding MALATRTGRRPSTMRTLWDSTVGKKSVMAVSGAIMLGYLVAHMFGNLKIFFGPGDFNGYAHWLRAMGAPLLHHEWALWMVRIGLIVAVVAHGVSAYQLSRRDIKARPVKYAHKRRRASYATRTMRWGGIILALFIVWHLLDLTTLTVNERAWAGHPYENVLATFSTWYGNTIYIVAMVAVGLHVRHGFWSAAQTLGAGNARRDRTLKFLANALALVLFAGFVSVPVAVMTGVVS
- a CDS encoding LysR family transcriptional regulator is translated as MQFHQLLYFVAVAETQHFTRAAQRVHVAQPSLSQQIKALERELGAELFSRARGNITLTDAGEALLPLARRILADADTARLEVQELAQLRRGRVRLGATPSVCTGLLPGVLRDFHRAHPGIELLIEESGSLDLVRELARGALDLALIALPLPPSAPALTTVELLTEDLVVVSSADLPPPAGGGPLTISALREEPMVMFRHGYDLRDLTVTACRAAGFEPVFTVEGGEMDAVLGFVRAGLGIAVVPAMVVDHAGPGLRSTPLAGSPLRRTIALAHRTDVAPPRAARELKRILVG